A genomic stretch from Lentimicrobium sp. L6 includes:
- a CDS encoding T9SS type A sorting domain-containing protein — MKVKNILISLLLAIISHGLIAQSVSVQWLKNSDGASWDLVSDMKMDTANNMFVVGNFTSTAKRDIKSSEGNKDIFIAKYNSDGEQTWFHQVKSKDYCHINSLDLTEDGKLLISGFFNEEIMLDEYQLKAKKGNQAFFAVIDTAGKFQMVKHIEGYFKGLPIFVQQRADKGYWFVGSYTRDLVIDKETFKGNYSSEIFVGSFNKDGELENHLILNGNGDEEVKGVTTTLDGHLLLTGSFEKNLHIGSQTFYSKGYTDAFLVELNNDLEVVDSKQLGGVYKDYGKSIGFDHEGHYLWAGCFSAQLQTEAQFPMQSSGNYDVFIAKYNPERELLWMEQLGGKANDYLMSVACNQYNSIYLSGSFRGSIEKEEQEIESVDFSSDVFLAKFEAGGKFRYMEALGDTNADYARQLIVDTENYIYLSGNFNEKFKALEDTSLRADQEDYFLTRLYDCDFSKAIQLPSDTALCAQIFEIQADTNYVEYIWNDISGNSTKKADTTAMYYLIAKDEFECLSRDSIFIQLNDDPRVDLGEDMVVYQGDVIQLVADPHLESYQWNDQSTLSYMEINTQNLVLGDHHYSVAVLDTNFCQGQGEINITVLGMDDLESEGNNELSLQIYPNPAKEQCFLKLENLNLREALQLEFCTLEGTRLWELKPDISSINMEMELNVQDLVPGTYILMIKNGTVTLEDRVVVVK; from the coding sequence ATGAAGGTAAAAAATATACTAATAAGCTTATTATTAGCTATTATTTCCCATGGACTTATTGCTCAATCGGTCTCCGTGCAATGGCTAAAGAATAGCGATGGAGCAAGCTGGGATTTGGTGAGCGATATGAAAATGGATACTGCTAATAATATGTTTGTGGTGGGTAATTTCACTTCTACTGCCAAAAGAGACATTAAAAGCAGCGAAGGCAATAAGGACATCTTTATTGCAAAATATAATTCTGATGGAGAACAAACTTGGTTTCATCAAGTGAAAAGCAAAGATTATTGCCATATCAATAGCTTAGACCTCACTGAGGATGGTAAACTATTAATCTCAGGTTTCTTTAATGAGGAAATCATGCTCGATGAATACCAATTGAAAGCAAAAAAAGGAAATCAAGCCTTTTTTGCAGTGATTGATACAGCCGGGAAGTTCCAGATGGTAAAACATATTGAAGGTTATTTTAAAGGCCTACCCATTTTTGTACAACAAAGAGCTGATAAAGGTTATTGGTTTGTGGGTAGTTATACACGAGATTTAGTCATTGATAAAGAAACCTTTAAAGGAAATTATAGCTCCGAAATATTTGTTGGGAGCTTTAATAAAGATGGAGAATTGGAAAACCATTTGATATTAAATGGCAACGGAGATGAAGAGGTAAAAGGAGTAACCACTACTCTGGATGGTCATTTATTACTAACCGGAAGTTTTGAGAAAAACCTTCATATTGGAAGCCAAACTTTCTACTCCAAAGGATATACCGATGCTTTTTTAGTGGAGCTGAATAATGATTTGGAAGTTGTGGATAGCAAACAGCTGGGTGGCGTTTATAAGGATTATGGCAAAAGCATTGGTTTCGACCATGAAGGCCATTATTTATGGGCAGGATGTTTTTCAGCTCAATTGCAAACAGAAGCCCAGTTCCCCATGCAATCTAGTGGGAATTACGATGTGTTTATTGCCAAGTATAATCCCGAGCGAGAACTCCTATGGATGGAACAATTGGGTGGCAAGGCCAATGACTATTTAATGTCGGTGGCATGTAACCAATACAATAGCATTTACCTAAGTGGAAGTTTTAGAGGAAGCATAGAAAAAGAAGAGCAAGAAATAGAGTCGGTAGACTTTTCTTCTGATGTCTTTCTGGCCAAATTTGAGGCCGGTGGCAAATTTAGATATATGGAAGCCTTGGGAGATACCAATGCCGATTATGCTCGACAACTCATTGTCGACACCGAAAACTATATTTACCTCTCCGGAAATTTCAATGAAAAGTTTAAAGCCTTAGAAGATACCAGCCTCCGAGCAGATCAAGAGGACTATTTTCTAACCAGATTGTATGATTGTGATTTTAGCAAAGCCATACAATTGCCTTCAGATACGGCATTATGTGCTCAGATATTTGAGATACAAGCCGACACCAATTATGTGGAATATATTTGGAATGATATTTCAGGAAATTCTACTAAGAAGGCCGATACCACAGCCATGTATTATTTAATAGCTAAAGATGAATTTGAGTGCCTATCCAGAGATAGCATATTCATACAGCTTAACGATGACCCAAGAGTAGACTTGGGTGAGGATATGGTGGTTTACCAAGGTGATGTGATACAATTGGTAGCTGATCCCCATTTAGAATCTTATCAATGGAATGACCAATCTACACTTTCTTATATGGAGATAAACACTCAAAACTTAGTTTTAGGCGATCATCATTATTCGGTTGCTGTTTTAGATACCAATTTCTGTCAGGGCCAAGGAGAAATTAATATTACAGTTTTGGGAATGGATGATTTAGAAAGCGAAGGAAACAATGAGCTAAGCCTACAAATTTACCCCAATCCAGCTAAAGAGCAATGCTTTCTCAAATTAGAGAACCTCAACTTGAGAGAAGCTTTACAACTAGAGTTCTGTACTCTTGAAGGAACTCGATTATGGGAATTAAAACCCGATATATCCTCCATAAATATGGAGATGGAATTAAATGTGCAGGACTTGGTTCCTGGCACCTATATTTTAATGATTAAAAATGGAACTGTGACTCTGGAGGATAGGGTTGTGGTGGTTAAATAA